The DNA window GTTCTCCCTGGCCCAGCAAGAAGGGAAAAGGATGAATGGGTTTACTTAGAGCTggttctgttaaaaaaaaaatgctcgTGTCTGTCCTAGAGAAACGCACGGTCTGTCAGGAGATGGAGCTGGCAAGGCCTGACTGACTTCAGAGTGAAAACATTTAATCTCACAAACTCCACAGGAACTGGCAGGAAAAGAGTCAGAAATGGCACTGAGGCACTTGAACCCTGTGCTATCCCACACTGTTTCCAGCCATGGGCTTTCAAACAGGAATATATTTTGTTAGAGCAAAGTCACAGAGAGGAAAGAGGAGAGAAGGTCTCTGACAGGATTGTGAACTTTCCATCTtcactgctgctcctttttTCACATGAAAAACATCCTGAAAAATCTGTGCATCAGATCTGAGGTCAAAGTTATGTGGCTGGAAACAAATACAGCTGTGTGAGACCTTCACCCACACCCTCGATCATAGACTGACAACACAGAAACTCTCAAGCACCTGCTTTGCACAGGTATGGCTTAGTTAGAGATTGAGTAGTTGATATTTGCTGGTGGAGCTGTAGTGGACAAGTGGGACTGTTCCAACAGCAGTACTGCCCCTCAGAACAGGAAATGTGGACACACTCACCTGTGGTATGTGGGCACTACCTCATAGAAGAGCTGGAAGATGTTCCTGACACAGTCGaagagctgcacacagctgcAAGGGAAAGAGGGCTCGTGTCAGCCTGGCACTGATGTCCTGCTCACAGCTCACCCTCAGCCTGCCCAAAGAGGGCTCATGGCAGCCTGGCACTGATGTCCTGCTCACAGCTCACCCTCAGCCTGCCCAAAGAGGGCTCATGGCAGCCTGGCACTGATGTCCTGCTCACAGCTCACCCTCAGCCTGCCCCACAACAAGGTTTTATGAGCAGTGAAGCACTGGCACAAAGAGGGGATTGTCAGCATCAATGACAGCACTGTCAGCACTCTGGAAAACTCTCAAAGGCTGTGCTGACCTTGAGGATCAGTGTGGAAAGGAGATCCATGAAAGCCCAGAACAAAGGGGACActgtccctgcccctccagGTGGGCAGGAGACCCAGCCCTCTCTGCTCCTTGAGGGCAGCTGTTACCTGGGCAACTCTCCTGCTTTAGGGCTGTGGTTAAAGTTGAGTTTATGTGGATCctgtttgtttttccccaaGAGCCCTGCgagctgcagcctggagttGTTTTCACCAGCACAGAGAATTCTGCTCACACTGAGGCCAGCACTTGGTTTTGGCAAAAAGGGATGGGTTTGATTTTTCTAAACAACTGATTTTTCTAAACAACTGATTTTTCTAAAAACCTGAAGGAACAGCCTGCAGCAGTGTCAATCTCCTGCCCAAACCCAGGGATACATCCTCCAGCCAAAACAAGAGCAGTGCCTGAGTCCAATTTCTGAAGTTCTTTAAATTCATTCCCAGATGCTGGGTGTTGCTAGGGGCTGACACACAAGCTACTAAATAAACAAATCCTGCTTTGATAAGTGATGCTAACTGAGGAATGCCAGGCAATCCCTACCAGAGGTCAGTGCTGGCTGTGGCCTCCAGCAGGGTGTGGTAAGCCAGCTCCACGAGCTGCTGCACGGAGCAGCTGATGCGGCAggagggcaggcacagggtgagggggctcagcctgctctCACTGCCCACGCTCACTGTGCCATTGGGCACCAGGCTGGGCACTCTGGGCAGCTTCACGTGGTCTCCTGAGGCAGGAtcagggagctctgggaggGCGATGCTGGAATCAGGTGTGATCTAAGGGAAGGAGAGACAGAGAACAGGATGGTTTTTCTCCAAACAGAATTTGGAACTCAGAAAGGAAAATCTGCAGGATTAAAAAGCACTCAATGGCAGAGGTTTAAGACTCAAGATAAACACAACACTGCAGcactattaaaaaatatttagagaTTGTTTTCCACATGGGAAAACTGTGTGAGGCATCCCCAGTCACCTTCACAGTGTTGTGTATTTCTGAGGTCATCAGGTTCCTGGCTGCCATGATCACATCCTGGCACTTCTTGTTGGCAAAGTGGGAATCCACATTGCAGGCGTATTTCAGCAAGGCAGTCGTGTCTTCCTTCAAAAACTGCATCTTCTTCAAGGCCTTCTCAAACTCCTCTGTGGATTCGATCACCTGAGGAGAGCAGATGTGTTCTATGTTAGCCCAGCCCCTAAAGATCAGGGAACAAAGTTAAATTGGGTATAAAGGCTGAAAGCAAAGGATGAAGGAGGTTTTGGAGGGCATTAACCACTGGAATGCCATCCCACTGGAGTGTCTGGGATGCCCTGAGGGGCTTTTTGGGACCCACCTCTTTGTACTGCTCCAGTTTGCTGCTGTTGGTCGGGATGGAGTTCACCAGGCAGTTGTGGATGAGGCAGTCTGAGAGCTCCTCCCAGATGAgctcccccagcagctctgccagggtgaCTCTGCcgtccccaggctgctccagaggcACATCTgcatcccagagaagaaaaacagattttaacaCAGCTGCTGCCCGGGCCAGACCCTCCATCAGCTCAAAAGCCGTTCCTCCATTTTCCTTGCACATATTGCTGATTAACAGCCAGATATTCTAGAAAACTCCCATTAAATTAACAGGTACTGATCATAACTAACTCCAGAAGAGAGGAACTGCATACTTAGCAGGTGTCTGTGCAGAACTTCAAACACCAGCTTGATCTTCTCAAACACCTCCATGGGAGAGGACTCGTCCAGAGCAAGCTCCTGGGACCTGAACCTCAGGATGAACACATCTGGCTGTTCCTCTGGGACTGGCTCCAGAGATGGGTGTGAGATCAGAGGCTTCAGGATGTACTGCAGCAACAAGTGGcctgaggaaagagaaaaacagaggtTTTCCAGCAGCAGATTGCTCCAGTGAGGTCCAGCCCTGACTGTTCTGGATTCAGAGACTGCAGGGAGTGGGAGGAATAATCCCTTGATCAGCTCTATCAGGGCATTACTAATGAGGTAAAACTCTTCAAGCATCAGGCTATGAAACCACATAGTCACAGACCAAAAACACACTGAATTgtcaggaaaggagaaataatTCCAGGTAGATAATGGgataaatattttcctattaGTAAGAGCTCCAGCATTCACCTCAGTGGGAAACACAagccaggagaggaggaagTTTTCCAGTGTCCTGCTGGAGTGAAGTGTTAAAACAAGGCTGAAGTATCCCCTCGAGGTACTGGGGCTGTTTCTGGGGTCTGTCTTACCAAAATCCTTGAGCTTGGAGTGCAGCTCTCCCAGGACAGCCAaggcctgcagcacagcagccatggggggcacagcagtgtcctcatcctggggtGGCACCGTGTGCAAGTGCAGCTCCGAGAGCACCAGGGCCTCCAGGCTGCTACTCCCTGCACacaaagcacagccagggctgccacagGGCACTGCAGAAGCAAAGATCCACCCCTCCCAGAGCTCCTTCAGCCCCCTCAGCCCAACAACTTCACTGCATGTCCCACCCTGCAGGTGAGAACTTCAGTGGGGCAGAAAGAGTGAaaaaacccctgtgagcacctTTGGAAGGGGGAAGTTTCCACACAATGAGCTTCTGCCACTCCTCCCCGAGGTGGTAGATCATGTTCTGTGTCTGCACTGtgagctctgtgcccagggccTTCAGGATCTTCAGCTCAAAGCCCCTGCGGGACTCCAGGCTCCTGAGGCTGCTCCGTGCCTGGGGAGAGCAGACACAGCTCaggcaggcactgccctgccagggaaagCATCCCCTGGAGCCCAGCCAGTGCATCCAGCACCCTGAAGGGCCACTGCTACCTTCtccagctgctgagctgctgccacgTACTGCTTCTCCTGCAGGGCAGAGTTGCACTCCTTGATGGTTGTGTCAAACTGCAAAggccaaacacacacacagggggtgtcactgcagctctgctctgacacTGCAGACACTCACCCACACCTGGGAGCTACAGACACCTAAATCTGTGAGCTACAGACACCTAAACTGGGAAACTACAGACACTCACCCAAACCTGTGAGCTACAGACACTCAAACCTGTGAGCTACAGACACTCCAAAGTCTGTAAACTACAGACACTCACCCAAATTGGGAAACTACAGACACTCCCAAGTCTGTGAGCTACAGACACTCACCAAACCCGTGAGACACTCATCCCAAACAGAAGCCCAGAACAATGCTCACACTGAGGAGCAGGATTATTTTGGATTATtttgctcctcctcctcctcacctcctgcAGCTTTTTCAGGACACTCAGGACCAGGGTGTccctttccagctgctgcttcagctcTGTGAACTCAGCAACAGCCACGTTTAGATCTCGCTGGACCTAAAACAACAGCAGTTTTCAGTTCAGCATTTCAGTTCAGTTCAGTTTCATGACAGCATTGGTTAGCACACACATTTTCCTCTTGAATTTCAATTATCATTTATTTCTGTTCAGAGAATAATTTGGTGAGGAGGGAAAAACTCCATCCTTTTTATTCCTGTGTCCCACTCCCTGCCACAGCCAAGGCTGGTCCTTCTCTCTGAAGGACACTGTGACACACTTTTCCACCCATACAACAGTGACAACCCCTTAGTGGCAGCTCTTAATGGGCACCCTGGTGTCACCTCAAGGCATTCTTTAGGGCTGATATCACCCAGGGATCCCAgccacagactcacagaatccacctgagctggaagggatcaCTGAGTCCTgccacaaaccccaaaatcccatcatGAAAGCATTGTCCAGACACTCCTTGAGCTCTGGCAGGTTTGGGGCTGTGACCAAGCACCCCACAGTGGGGTGGGGGGCTCCAGATTTGGGCTGAAATGGAGCAGGATGTCCCTGGGAGTCACCTCGTTCTCAATGCCCGCCTTGAGCAGGTCGATGTTGTTGGACAGCCCCTCCACCTGTGCCACCAGGTCCTCTGCGCTCTGCATGCTGGGCAGGAACTCGCTGTACTTCTTGTTGATCATGGTGCACACCTCTCCCTGAAGACAGCAAGCAAAGGGACAGTGTCACCtcggtgacacagggacaggacagcCGGGACGGGCTGAGAGAgaggggcagggccggggcacCGCGGGATGGAGAGGGCTGGGCacccctgagcagggctgggcaccccGGAACGAACCAGGACTGGACACCCGGCGCTGAACCAAGGCTGGGCACCCCAATCCAGGTGACCCAGGGCTGGACACCCGGCCCAAAGCAGGGCTGGACCCGAGCTAACCCAGGACTGGACACTTGGTCCAAACCAGGGCTGGACACACCGATCTAGCTGACCCACGGCT is part of the Agelaius phoeniceus isolate bAgePho1 chromosome 23, bAgePho1.hap1, whole genome shotgun sequence genome and encodes:
- the ZW10 gene encoding centromere/kinetochore protein zw10 homolog produces the protein MAARAGSLVAAVLAHSGRLDKEHLGARVGRLSRRVEELKGEVCTMINKKYSEFLPSMQSAEDLVAQVEGLSNNIDLLKAGIENEVQRDLNVAVAEFTELKQQLERDTLVLSVLKKLQEFDTTIKECNSALQEKQYVAAAQQLEKARSSLRSLESRRGFELKILKALGTELTVQTQNMIYHLGEEWQKLIVWKLPPSKGSSSLEALVLSELHLHTVPPQDEDTAVPPMAAVLQALAVLGELHSKLKDFGHLLLQYILKPLISHPSLEPVPEEQPDVFILRFRSQELALDESSPMEVFEKIKLVFEVLHRHLLNVPLEQPGDGRVTLAELLGELIWEELSDCLIHNCLVNSIPTNSSKLEQYKEVIESTEEFEKALKKMQFLKEDTTALLKYACNVDSHFANKKCQDVIMAARNLMTSEIHNTVKITPDSSIALPELPDPASGDHVKLPRVPSLVPNGTVSVGSESRLSPLTLCLPSCRISCSVQQLVELAYHTLLEATASTDLCCVQLFDCVRNIFQLFYEVVPTYHRENLQKLPQLAAIHHNNCMYIAHHLLTLGHQFRYRSTGVLSNGAATFVDLVPAFRRLGMECFLAQMRVQKGEILERLSSARNFSNMDDEENYCAANKAIKQVLHQLRRLGMVWQDVLPVNVYCKAMGALLNTALAEIVTRIAALEDISAEDADRLYSLCRIMVEEGPQVFTPLLEEDKNKKYQEEVPVYVQKWMTFKELMIILQANLQEIVDQWADGKGPLAEEFSAAEVKSLIRALFQNTERRAAALAKIK